In Deinococcus aestuarii, the following proteins share a genomic window:
- a CDS encoding DNA cytosine methyltransferase, with product MASVDPSPTQLPDRAVVAVDLFCGIGGLTHGLLKAGVKVVAGYDLDASCRYAYEANNEGAVFHHADVTTLTAADLRKHYPEGAVRVLVGCAPCQPFSSLKRTSRAEDVQSGASPRTDLDDPAWAPLRHFGQLIEDLSPDVVSMENVTRLANRKKYPVYDEFIGRLERAGYLVTEYRPYGPDFGIPQRRRRLVVFASKHGSVNLVRPGKKPAPEDVSVARSLSVLPKLEHGQSDPNDRVHVVRRLTETNLKRVEASRPGGTWEDWPEALRLECHKKATGTSFASVYGRMDPEAPAPTITTQFFNVGTGRFVHPEQNRGLSLREGAILQTFPREYAFVEDGKPLSIQGLGRHIGNAVPPVLGRVIGRSILNHVTQMPLF from the coding sequence ATGGCCTCTGTTGACCCTTCCCCAACCCAACTACCCGATCGAGCTGTGGTCGCGGTGGATCTATTCTGTGGCATCGGTGGACTGACCCATGGACTCCTGAAGGCCGGCGTGAAGGTCGTCGCGGGGTACGACCTGGACGCTTCTTGCCGGTACGCTTACGAGGCGAACAACGAAGGTGCAGTCTTCCACCACGCGGATGTCACGACGCTCACGGCCGCCGATCTTCGGAAACACTATCCGGAAGGCGCAGTTCGAGTTCTCGTAGGGTGTGCACCGTGTCAACCGTTTTCCAGCCTGAAGAGGACCTCACGCGCGGAAGACGTCCAATCCGGTGCGAGTCCGAGAACGGATCTCGACGATCCGGCTTGGGCTCCTCTTCGCCACTTCGGTCAACTCATCGAGGATCTGTCGCCGGACGTGGTCAGTATGGAGAACGTCACCCGGCTCGCCAACAGGAAAAAGTATCCCGTGTACGACGAGTTCATCGGGCGACTCGAGCGGGCAGGCTACCTCGTCACGGAGTACCGACCGTACGGACCTGACTTCGGCATCCCACAACGTCGGCGTCGTCTCGTGGTCTTCGCGTCGAAACATGGCTCGGTCAATCTCGTACGACCAGGCAAGAAGCCCGCTCCGGAGGACGTCTCCGTCGCGAGGAGCCTGTCTGTCCTACCGAAGCTGGAACACGGCCAGAGCGACCCGAACGACCGCGTCCACGTGGTACGGCGCCTTACCGAGACGAACCTCAAGCGTGTCGAGGCGTCCAGGCCTGGGGGAACCTGGGAGGACTGGCCCGAGGCCCTTCGCCTCGAGTGCCACAAGAAGGCGACCGGCACGTCGTTCGCTTCCGTCTACGGTCGCATGGACCCCGAGGCTCCGGCACCGACGATCACCACTCAGTTCTTCAACGTGGGTACGGGACGCTTCGTCCACCCGGAGCAGAACCGTGGGTTGAGCTTGCGCGAAGGGGCTATCCTGCAGACGTTTCCTCGGGAATACGCCTTCGTGGAGGACGGAAAGCCTCTGAGTATCCAGGGGCTCGGTAGACACATCGGGAACGCGGTGCCGCCCGTGTTGGGTCGGGTCATCGGCCGCTCCATCCTCAACCACGTCACTCAGATGCCTCTTTTCTGA
- a CDS encoding very short patch repair endonuclease: MADKLSKDRRSALMRRVRRKDTAPELTLRSALHRRGWRFRKHLAGLPGTPDVAFPKRKVAVFVDGDFWHGRDFETWSGKLQPFWREKIERNIARDARQRAELEAAGWHVIRVWEKDVKKRLDDVLEQIEAALGGSRVTCDRARPSGGTHSEPRLDGPRKRSRRRTAVEGPAHPHAPRVDSVDE, from the coding sequence GTGGCCGACAAGCTCTCGAAGGACCGCCGGAGCGCGCTCATGCGTCGCGTCCGCAGAAAGGACACGGCACCGGAACTCACCTTGCGTTCCGCCCTGCACCGTCGAGGCTGGCGCTTCCGCAAACATCTCGCGGGATTACCGGGGACACCCGACGTGGCTTTCCCGAAGAGGAAGGTAGCGGTGTTCGTTGACGGAGACTTCTGGCACGGGAGGGATTTCGAGACGTGGTCTGGCAAGCTGCAGCCCTTCTGGCGTGAGAAGATCGAACGGAACATAGCCAGGGACGCCCGACAGCGGGCAGAACTGGAGGCCGCCGGCTGGCATGTGATCAGGGTATGGGAAAAGGACGTGAAGAAGCGCCTCGACGATGTCCTGGAGCAGATCGAGGCCGCGTTGGGAGGCAGCCGGGTCACCTGCGATCGGGCACGTCCTTCAGGGGGAACGCACTCGGAGCCACGGCTTGATGGGCCGCGGAAGCGATCGAGAAGGCGCACCGCCGTCGAAGGCCCGGCTCACCCCCACGCTCCTCGGGTAGATTCAGTGGATGAATGA
- a CDS encoding DUF262 domain-containing protein, which yields MRITRSVFRLYDFLSWQRSGELDTSPKFQRRSVWSASAKSFLVDTVIRDMPVPIIILRNVLNDTTYHETREVVDGQQRLRTLLGFVDSSVLPDFDEAREAFTVRRTHNADLAGLSFAQFPPELKTKVLNYEFSVHTLPSDTTDKEVLQIFARLNSSGVKLNEQEIRNAEFTGVLKTLVYDVALDHLERWRRWKVFSEVEIARMDEVEATSDIVLMMQQGLKAKTQGQLTRFYAQHEEEFDGASEVPKRFDSVMEAIDSTIGGWIAGSQLARKTVFPLVFAVYYDLMFGLGTPLETVTPRPLGAGLSDALRAAALAMKDRSNLPEAVSDALRGSTNNVESRRAVFDFLKGGYDRTGA from the coding sequence TTGAGAATCACCCGTTCCGTCTTCAGGCTTTACGACTTCCTGTCCTGGCAACGCTCTGGGGAGCTAGATACCAGTCCGAAATTCCAACGCCGTTCCGTCTGGTCGGCAAGCGCGAAATCCTTCCTGGTCGACACCGTCATCCGCGACATGCCCGTACCCATCATCATTCTGCGCAATGTCCTGAACGACACCACGTACCACGAGACCCGGGAGGTCGTGGACGGTCAACAGCGCCTACGTACGCTCCTGGGATTCGTGGACTCGAGTGTCCTTCCGGATTTCGATGAGGCTAGGGAAGCTTTCACCGTACGTCGGACTCATAACGCTGACTTGGCCGGACTGTCTTTCGCCCAGTTCCCGCCCGAGCTCAAGACGAAGGTGCTGAACTACGAGTTCAGCGTGCACACGCTGCCCTCGGATACCACTGACAAGGAGGTGCTTCAGATCTTCGCACGACTCAATTCCAGTGGAGTCAAACTTAATGAACAAGAAATTCGTAACGCCGAGTTCACAGGGGTCCTGAAGACGCTCGTATACGACGTGGCTCTAGACCACTTGGAACGTTGGAGACGCTGGAAGGTGTTCTCCGAGGTAGAGATCGCGCGGATGGACGAAGTAGAAGCGACAAGCGACATCGTTCTCATGATGCAACAGGGGTTAAAGGCAAAGACTCAAGGACAGCTTACCCGCTTCTACGCCCAGCACGAAGAAGAGTTCGACGGCGCCTCGGAAGTTCCCAAGCGCTTCGACTCGGTGATGGAGGCCATCGATTCCACTATAGGAGGATGGATCGCAGGGAGCCAATTGGCGCGCAAGACCGTTTTCCCACTCGTCTTCGCCGTGTACTACGACCTGATGTTCGGCCTGGGGACTCCCCTCGAAACAGTCACTCCACGGCCTCTTGGCGCTGGGCTCTCGGACGCGTTGCGTGCTGCTGCCCTAGCGATGAAAGACCGTTCGAACCTACCGGAGGCCGTATCGGACGCCCTGCGCGGGTCAACGAACAACGTAGAAAGTCGGCGTGCAGTCTTCGACTTCCTCAAAGGCGGCTATGACAGGACCGGCGCCTAG